One genomic region from Lycorma delicatula isolate Av1 chromosome 9, ASM4794821v1, whole genome shotgun sequence encodes:
- the LOC142330519 gene encoding major facilitator superfamily domain-containing protein 9-like: protein MKIGLNKFNYKQNKESKMKNDIRMWLYLSSFIDLFGASCIVPILGAHLRTLGFSHSLIGAISSAYAGTQLLSGPIVGSWSDSYGRKTVLYFTLFVCALSYCLLGVATSIMMVLFIRVILGLMKHTQTICKTLVADVIPLDKQPEIHGTLNAVAACGFMFGPVIGGHISEFDNGFLLICFMTGSLFLLNSVIVFFAFPDSILENKSDKIQNSPSLTSSIFFVIHDLLDVNWSSFWDIFLLKFIAGISISVFFSNYYVFIEDTFNISPKYIGYTISFQGLVSAASGMQIELFNKLYPKYLSNSLDFSKLNHLFIILSLSFISMYLSFNIYVFVLCLLPFSVSNSFIRTISTELLLKRSSTQHRGSLMGTSNSISSLARMLAPLLTGLIQDFSTSSSIMILGFILSLSGSFISAALKISYKRKEKAT from the coding sequence atgaaaatcggtttaaataagtttaattataaacaaaataaagaaagcaaaatGAAAAACGATATACGTATGTGGCTGTATTTATCGAGTTTTATTGACTTATTTGGTGCCAGTTGCATCGTACCTATTTTGGGTGCACATTTGAGGACTTTAGgattttctcattctttaattGGTGCTATAAGTTCAGCTTATGCTGGAACTCAGCTACTTTCTGGACCTATTGTTGGTAGTTGGAGTGATAGTTACGGACGTAAAACAGTTTTATACTTTACATTATTCGTATGCGCCTTATCGTATTGTTTATTAGGTGTTGCTACGTCAATTATGATGGTATTATTTATAAGAGTTATTTTAGGTTTAATGAAACATACCCAGACAATATGTAAAACACTAGTCGCCGATGTCATTCCTTTAGATAAACAACCAGAAATTCACGGAACATTAAATGCTGTTGCTGCTTGCGGATTTATGTTTGGCCCTGTTATCGGTGGTCATATTTCAGAATTTGATAACGGATTTCTATTGATTTGTTTTATGACCGGTTCATTGTTCTTATTAAACagtgtaattgtattttttgcaTTCCCAGATTCTATTCtagaaaataaatctgataaaatccAGAATAGTCCTTCACTAACATCtagcattttttttgtaatacatgaCTTATTAGATGTAAACTGGAGTAGTTTTTGggatatatttttactgaaatttattgcAGGTATtagtatttctgtatttttttcaaattattatgtgtttattgAAGATACTTTTAACATTTCGCCTAAATACATAGGTTATACAATCTCATTTCAAGGTTTAGTTTCAGCTGCATCTGGAATGcagattgaattatttaataaattgtatccaaaatatttatcaaattcattAGACTTTTCAAAactcaatcatttatttattattttatctttatcatttATATCAATgtatttgtcatttaatatttatgtgtttgtATTATGTTTACTGCCATTTAGTGTTAGTAACTCTTTTATTAGAACTATTAGCAcagaattattgttaaaaagaagtAGTACTCAGCATAGAGGTTCTCTAATGGGCACATCAAATAGCATTTCTTCATTGGCCAGAATGTTAGCACCTTTATTAACTGGTCTTATTCAAGATTTTTCTACTTCTTCTAGTATTATGATTTTGGGATTTATTCTTTCGCTTTCAGGCAGTTTTATTTCAGCTGCcttaaaaatcagttataaaaggaaagaaaaggctacttaa